Proteins from a single region of Candidatus Paceibacterota bacterium:
- a CDS encoding thymidine kinase: protein MKNTTGSIEVITGSMFCGKTDELIRRLRRATIARQQVQVFKPAIDNRFALEKVTSHAGSEYAAQPVPNARMILERLNTPTTVVGIDEAQFFDDAIIPLAQQLADRGVRVIIAGLDTDFRGEPFGPMPVLMAKADLVDKLHAICMVCGGLACRSQRLVNGKPARRDDPVVIVGAAELYEARCRAHHEVPSR from the coding sequence ATGAAGAACACCACCGGCTCGATTGAAGTCATCACCGGCTCAATGTTTTGCGGCAAGACGGATGAACTCATTCGCCGCTTGCGGCGCGCGACTATTGCTCGTCAGCAGGTTCAGGTCTTCAAACCTGCCATTGACAATCGCTTCGCCTTGGAAAAAGTGACCTCCCACGCAGGCAGCGAGTATGCCGCCCAGCCCGTGCCCAATGCGCGCATGATCCTGGAGCGGCTGAACACCCCCACCACGGTCGTGGGCATTGATGAAGCGCAGTTCTTTGACGACGCTATCATTCCCCTCGCGCAACAGTTAGCCGATCGCGGCGTGCGCGTGATCATCGCCGGGCTGGACACGGACTTCCGCGGCGAGCCATTCGGCCCCATGCCAGTGCTGATGGCCAAGGCCGACCTGGTGGACAAGCTCCATGCCATCTGTATGGTCTGCGGCGGTCTGGCCTGCCGGAGCCAGCGCCTGGTGAATGGGAAACCCGCGCGCCGCGACGACCCGGTGGTCATTGTCGGCGCGGCGGAACTATACGAAGCCCGTTGCCGTGCCCATCACGAAGTGCCAAGTCGTTAG